Proteins co-encoded in one Ooceraea biroi isolate clonal line C1 chromosome 9, Obir_v5.4, whole genome shotgun sequence genomic window:
- the LOC105278998 gene encoding DDB1- and CUL4-associated factor 10 gives MPKIRTRQTPHSLWLRQRELGMKFPLGHSDDFHKTLYSSIQPITSWDHGDNLTAARHGGVFNLEYSPDGSLLLAACEKKSILMFDPLCRKLIHAIDNAHNDCVNCVRFLDQRMFATCSDDSTVALWDARNLKQRIRTLQGHSNWVKNIEYSPRDSLLLTSGFDGSIYTWDINSFTENNFVYTRVFHTNGLMRTRLTPDASKMLICTTSGYLIIIHNLKLSTLSQDLAGFKPNMYRLMQLSQTTIPVAASFTHLFAHTRTHNRVEFLTDFPVGDDAEVISSLQVHPQGWCALSRNVSNGEKSEWTCIHDIQEREVSNGDQTKEGEEASTHFNELTVEEFEDFHQPQPSRSGNTSSFVIESASANRARIVQDMLDARSNSFESSIRVSADAAPSSVRSSPRASWQATTRRNLRLQSRGPRPYIDRSTVRTNFVDVVDVNSGASSATDSARIHNDDRSDEQYADESNDNHSVHDHASADERDREGSAREYRSPRPHSQLNDLRRRNVIDNFSTGNMELHVSSTDVWEALVAIREARLRREREREFYPGGREWFPSRPNSAVGVNLPRSSHTVVIIGDRSRVQTQNRQNLQTMYAIPRNHKIHQNTPRLTHYIEEPNVGSGYIKELCFSADGRLICSPFGYGVRLLAFSNNCDELSNCVPPGNESVQLHELATHIGHSDIVVSTKFSPKHYLLVSGCLSGKIVWHQPVV, from the exons ATGCCGAAGATACGGACGAGGCAGACGCCGCACAGTCTTTGGTTAAGGCAACGTGAGCTGGGGATGAAATTCCCCCTTGGCCACAGTGATGATTTTCACAAGACTCTTTACTCCTCCATACAGCCCATCACCTCGTGGGATCACGGGGACAATTTGACTGCCGCGAGGCATGGCGGTGTGTTCAACCTGGAATATTCACCCGACGG ATCTCTCTTGCTGGCAGCATGCGAAAAGAAGAGTATTTTAATGTTTGACCCTCTATGCAGGAAGCTGATACATGCGATAGACAATGCTCATAATGACTGTGTCAATTGTGTAAG GTTCCTGGATCAACGCATGTTCGCTACTTGCTCCGACGACAGTACCGTCGCTCTGTGGGACGCCAGAAACTTGAAGCAGAGGATACGCACCCTTCAGGGACACTCCAACTGGGTGAAGAACATAGAGTACAGTCCTAGAGATAGTCTGTTGTTGACTAGTGGGTTTGATGGTAGTATATATACTTGGGATATTAATAG CTTTacggaaaataatttcgtcTACACTCGTGTATTTCATACAAATGGACTGATGCGAACGAGACTCACTCCCGACGCCAGCAAGATGCTCATATGCACTACTTCAGGATATCTCATCATAATACATAATCTTAAGCTTAGTACTCTGAGTCAGGATTTGGCAGGATTCAAG CCGAATATGTACAGACTAATGCAACTGTCGCAAACGACCATACCCGTCGCCGCCAGCTTCACGCATCTGTTTGCTCACACTCGTACTCACAACAGAGTCGAGTTTCTCACCGATTTCCCAGTGGGCGACGACGCCGAGGTGATATCCAGCCTGCAGGTGCATCCGCAGGGCTGGTGCGCCTTGTCGAGGAACGTCAGCAACGGGGAAAAATCGGAG TGGACCTGTATCCACGACATACAGGAGCGCGAGGTGTCGAATGGGGATCAAACCAAAGAGGGGGAGGAGGCCAGTACACACTTTAACGAATTGACCGTCGAGGAGTTCGAGGATTTCCACCAGCCGCAGCCGTCACGATCGGGGAACACGTCTTCCTTTGTAATAGAGAGTGCCAGTGCGAATCGCGCGAGAATAGTGCAGGACATGCTGGACGCGAGATCGAACTCGTTCGAGTCGTCGATCCGCGTGTCCGCGGACGCGGCGCCGTCGTCGGTGCGATCGTCGCCGAGGGCGAGCTGGCAGGCGACGACGCGCAGGAACCTGCGACTGCAGTCGAGGGGCCCGCGCCCGTACATAGACCGGAGCACGGTGAGGACGAATTTCGTCGACGTGGTCGACGTGAACTCCGGCGCGAGTTCCGCCACCGATTCCGCCAGGATCCACAACGACGACAGGTCGGACGAGCAGTACGCGGACGAGAGCAACGACAACCACTCCGTGCACGACCATGCGTCCGCCGACGAGAGGGATCGGGAAGGATCCGCGCGGGAGTACCGATCCCCCAGGCCGCACTCGCAGCTCAACGACCTGCGGCGGCGCAACGTGATCGACAACTTTTCCACCGGCAACATGGAGCTGCACGTCAGCTCGACCGACGTGTGGGAAGCGCTGGTGGCGATCAGGGAGGCGCGGCTCCGCAgggagcgcgagcgcgagttcTATCCCGGTGGCCGCGAGTGGTTCCCCAGCCGGCCGAACAGCGCCGTGGGCGTGAACCTGCCGCGGTCGTCGCACACGGTCGTGATAATCGGCGACCGGAGCCGCGTGCAGACGCAGAACCGGCAGAACCTGCAGACCATGTACGCGATCCCGAGGAACCACAAGATCCACCAGAATACGCCCAGGTTGACGCACTACATCGAGGAGCCGAACGTCGGCTCCGGCTACATCAAGGAGCTGTGCTTCTCCGCTGACGGCCGGCTGATATGCTCGCCGTTCGGCTACGGCGTGCGGTTGCTCGCGTTCTCGAACAACTGCGACGAGCTGTCCAACTGCGTCCCGCCCGGCAACGAGTCCGTGCAGCTGCACGAGCTCGCGACGCACATCGGCCACTCCGACATCGTCGTCAGCACCAAGTTCTCGCCGAAGCACTATCTACTGGTGTCCGGCTGCCTGAGCGGTAAAATCGTCTGGCATCAGCCGGTGGTTTAG